One genomic window of Rubidibacter lacunae KORDI 51-2 includes the following:
- a CDS encoding aminotransferase class I/II-fold pyridoxal phosphate-dependent enzyme, translated as MQVVKEYVRRWYESDLDPDEYICHRKDGNLVEIEAAETGERHTVTTFCTNDVLGLVQEPSVRKAAIASIEQLGTSNSSCSVLSGRIDLHRQLESTISEFKHLPHTQLFINAWMAAQALVDAFCHLAIPVPGFQHTRETLILTDVLNHGCIVSAVSNSSTRSGKVFGYSPDVRVKSYRHCNPDDLARKLRRYVKPGDRILVVTDSVFSMDGDIAPLPEMLEVLQNYDGSVLLLDEAHASGALGPSGGGIFDHFGLLPQQAIERGVIPLIMTTFSKFAASAGAAISTHVAELVPLLNVSPTSIGTISLAPPLTAAALESIRQVMSRPELVRRLQENTHYLRSRLQDAGFHAIGETNVIPVLLPGELNPKDFGRTLLSEYGIWVSPIWFIAKPRLRITANALHTKEEMDRLVSAMVATRERLYKPVISA; from the coding sequence GTGCAAGTTGTAAAGGAATACGTGCGGCGCTGGTATGAAAGCGATCTCGATCCAGATGAATATATTTGTCACCGGAAAGATGGCAACTTAGTCGAAATCGAAGCAGCAGAGACTGGAGAGCGTCATACAGTTACGACTTTCTGCACGAATGACGTTCTCGGTTTAGTACAGGAACCGTCCGTCCGCAAGGCAGCGATCGCCTCGATCGAACAGCTTGGCACCTCGAATAGTTCTTGCTCGGTGCTGAGCGGGCGCATTGACTTGCACCGCCAGCTCGAATCGACGATTTCGGAATTCAAGCACTTGCCCCACACGCAGCTTTTTATTAATGCGTGGATGGCAGCTCAAGCTCTAGTCGATGCCTTTTGCCACCTCGCGATTCCGGTGCCAGGGTTCCAACACACCCGCGAAACCCTGATCCTAACCGACGTGCTCAATCACGGCTGCATCGTCTCGGCAGTCTCCAATTCCAGTACGCGCTCCGGTAAAGTCTTCGGCTACAGTCCCGACGTACGTGTTAAGTCCTACCGCCACTGCAATCCGGATGATTTGGCACGCAAGTTACGCCGCTATGTAAAACCAGGCGATCGTATATTAGTTGTTACCGACTCCGTGTTCTCGATGGATGGCGACATCGCACCGCTACCGGAGATGCTTGAGGTGCTGCAAAACTATGACGGCAGTGTCTTGCTATTAGACGAAGCCCACGCGAGTGGCGCGCTCGGCCCGTCCGGAGGCGGTATTTTTGACCATTTTGGGCTACTGCCCCAACAGGCAATCGAGCGCGGCGTCATCCCTCTGATCATGACGACCTTCTCTAAGTTTGCCGCCTCGGCAGGCGCGGCAATCAGCACCCACGTTGCCGAACTCGTGCCACTGCTAAATGTCTCGCCCACCTCGATCGGGACGATTTCCCTGGCACCGCCGCTGACAGCAGCTGCCCTGGAGAGCATCCGCCAGGTAATGAGCCGCCCCGAACTGGTACGCCGCCTCCAGGAAAACACCCACTACTTGCGATCGCGTTTGCAAGACGCAGGCTTCCACGCCATCGGCGAGACCAACGTGATTCCGGTGCTGTTACCCGGCGAACTCAACCCGAAGGACTTCGGACGCACGTTACTGTCCGAATACGGTATCTGGGTTTCGCCAATTTGGTTTATTGCCAAGCCCCGCCTGAGGATTACGGCAAACGCCCTGCACACCAAAGAGGAAATGGACCGTTTGGTCAGCGCGATGGTTGCCACACGCGAGCGTCTCTATAAGCCGGTCATCAGCGCCTAG
- a CDS encoding bifunctional heptose 7-phosphate kinase/heptose 1-phosphate adenyltransferase: protein MTDLNFWTRLADAKPRLLDLMDGFSRARVLAIGDLTLDEFLFGQVERLSREAPVLILRHEVTRQIPGGGANAIYNLAKLNAHVTAAGYIGADSQGDALRDLLGTANIDTRSILSDRDRPTVTKTRISGHARQSVTQQIVRIDRKSDDPPAPDLQRELAARVGEQLADTDAVVCSDYGDGALSPPTIAAALQGNLVAVDAQTGLHRYAGATIFTPNLPEAEQSVGYGIVDADSLVRAGCDLLALTRAEAILITRGEDGMSLFQRDRPVEHIPAFNRTDVFDVTGAGDTVIAALTLAICAGGNFWEAAILGNLAASLVVRQFGTATTSTTAMQEALQVLIEEADGLL from the coding sequence ATGACCGACTTGAACTTTTGGACCCGGCTGGCAGATGCCAAACCGCGTTTGCTGGACCTGATGGATGGTTTCAGTCGCGCGCGCGTGCTCGCCATCGGCGATCTCACCCTCGACGAGTTCCTCTTCGGGCAAGTCGAACGCTTGTCACGCGAGGCTCCCGTGTTGATCCTGCGCCACGAAGTAACCCGTCAAATCCCCGGCGGTGGGGCCAATGCCATCTACAACCTGGCTAAACTCAACGCGCACGTGACCGCGGCTGGATACATTGGTGCCGACAGTCAGGGGGATGCGCTCCGCGACCTGCTGGGGACTGCCAACATCGACACCCGCAGTATTCTGAGCGATCGCGACCGACCCACTGTCACCAAAACGCGCATTTCCGGACACGCCCGTCAATCCGTTACCCAGCAGATCGTCCGTATCGATCGCAAATCCGACGACCCGCCCGCTCCCGACCTCCAAAGGGAACTGGCCGCGCGCGTTGGGGAACAATTGGCAGACACCGATGCGGTTGTTTGCTCCGACTATGGCGACGGCGCGCTTTCCCCGCCCACGATCGCTGCGGCGCTGCAAGGCAATCTCGTTGCCGTTGATGCCCAAACTGGCTTGCACCGTTATGCTGGGGCCACAATTTTTACCCCCAACTTGCCCGAAGCCGAGCAGTCCGTTGGCTACGGGATCGTCGATGCGGACAGTTTGGTACGCGCTGGTTGCGATCTGCTCGCACTCACCCGCGCCGAAGCTATTTTGATCACGCGCGGTGAGGACGGCATGAGTCTCTTTCAGCGCGATCGCCCCGTCGAGCATATTCCCGCATTCAACCGCACCGATGTATTTGACGTCACGGGAGCGGGCGACACCGTTATTGCGGCGTTAACCTTAGCTATTTGTGCGGGCGGCAACTTCTGGGAGGCTGCCATTCTCGGCAACCTCGCTGCTAGCTTAGTCGTCCGACAGTTTGGGACGGCAACAACCTCAACTACTGCCATGCAAGAAGCCCTCCAGGTGCTAATCGAGGAAGCCGATGGCTTGCTCTAA
- a CDS encoding cupin domain-containing protein codes for MVDVMEIQVERQPAQERLEELGVGNWPIWTKAISQFRWTYDSPETCYFLAGDVIVTPDGGEAVRVGTGDLVTFPAGMSCTWDIRSGVKKHYKFS; via the coding sequence ATGGTAGACGTCATGGAGATTCAAGTCGAACGTCAGCCAGCGCAGGAACGATTGGAAGAACTGGGCGTGGGGAACTGGCCGATCTGGACCAAAGCCATTTCTCAGTTCCGCTGGACCTACGACTCGCCGGAAACTTGCTACTTTTTGGCAGGCGATGTCATTGTCACTCCAGACGGCGGCGAAGCTGTACGCGTTGGCACAGGAGATCTTGTTACGTTCCCGGCTGGAATGTCCTGTACCTGGGATATCCGCAGCGGCGTGAAAAAGCACTATAAATTCAGCTGA
- a CDS encoding aromatic ring-hydroxylating oxygenase subunit alpha encodes MLRSILPTARSRFQIKFIRPLEAMSPEQFATLRDRSSARFLPAWTYTDPNVLALERERVFPAAWIYAGDASGLQEPGDVWVGDVAGLSTIVTRDRGGQLRAFHNVCTHRAAQICLQPGLQKCHRLVCPYHAWTFGLDGQLRGVPAEDRFPESFRREDYGLTPVRVEVWEGFLFVNLDGTAAPPQTYLGILARDLAGVHHPKTQLLVRKQYYPRCNWKVYHDNTLCDYHVEIVHPRTLSPLQGPVDGYRYEFDKYVNLLYSLVSPEWRAGNTVLAGLSNRASTQLLTYGIFPNLHLVAMPNGSLAWIRIDPVNADTCQVSVEIYGIQDLTESVDKLVAFFDSFIQEDLVVTEAVQRGYASGVYSSGIANGLEVRILHHQDLWRSHLSAKPASDQEATRDAASSRRAGGRAQLNL; translated from the coding sequence ATGTTGCGATCGATATTACCGACAGCTCGATCGCGTTTTCAAATTAAATTTATCCGTCCCCTAGAAGCCATGTCACCCGAGCAGTTTGCTACCTTGCGCGATCGCAGCTCAGCGCGCTTTCTGCCTGCCTGGACTTACACCGATCCCAACGTGCTTGCACTAGAGCGCGAGCGCGTATTCCCGGCAGCTTGGATCTATGCTGGCGATGCTAGTGGTCTGCAGGAACCGGGAGACGTGTGGGTTGGAGATGTGGCGGGACTGAGCACGATCGTGACGCGCGATCGCGGCGGTCAACTGCGCGCCTTCCACAACGTTTGCACGCATCGCGCCGCGCAGATTTGCTTGCAACCCGGCCTGCAGAAATGCCACCGGCTGGTTTGCCCCTATCATGCCTGGACTTTTGGGCTGGACGGGCAACTGCGGGGGGTGCCTGCGGAAGATCGCTTTCCTGAGAGCTTCCGGCGCGAGGACTATGGATTGACACCGGTGCGAGTGGAGGTGTGGGAAGGCTTTCTGTTTGTCAACTTAGACGGTACGGCCGCGCCACCGCAAACATACCTAGGAATTTTGGCACGGGATCTTGCGGGCGTGCACCACCCGAAGACCCAGTTGCTGGTAAGGAAGCAATACTATCCGCGTTGCAACTGGAAGGTCTATCACGACAATACGTTGTGCGACTATCACGTCGAGATCGTACATCCCAGAACCCTGAGCCCGCTCCAAGGACCGGTGGATGGCTATCGTTATGAATTCGATAAGTACGTTAACCTGCTGTACTCGCTTGTGTCGCCGGAGTGGCGAGCGGGCAATACCGTATTGGCGGGATTGAGCAATCGAGCCAGCACCCAATTGCTGACATACGGAATCTTCCCGAATTTACACTTGGTTGCCATGCCAAATGGCAGCTTGGCGTGGATTCGCATCGACCCAGTGAATGCGGATACCTGCCAGGTCAGCGTCGAGATCTACGGTATTCAGGACCTAACAGAATCGGTCGATAAACTAGTCGCTTTTTTTGACTCATTTATTCAAGAAGACTTGGTCGTGACGGAGGCGGTACAGCGCGGATATGCTAGCGGCGTTTACTCCAGCGGCATTGCGAACGGCTTAGAAGTTCGTATTCTGCACCATCAGGACCTATGGCGATCGCATCTGAGCGCAAAGCCTGCAAGCGATCAAGAGGCGACGCGGGATGCAGCTAGCAGCCGTCGTGCAGGCGGCCGCGCTCAGCTGAATTTATAG
- a CDS encoding ABC transporter ATP-binding protein: MHLEVSHLFKEFPTKHGTIRALDDINLHIETGEFVCAVGASGSGKSTLLRLIAGLERPTSGEISVDGARVIGPGSDRGMVFQRYTLYPWLSVAQNVEFGLKLQGLPRLERRERVRYYLDIVGLTRFARAHPKALSGGMKQRVAIARALACEPRVLLMDEPFGALDVQTKETMQQFLLSIWRRTGTTILTITHDIEEAVYLAQRIYVLSAQPGRVQREVHVQLPQDKTGLRPFSARGLPRFNDYREEIAGLLRGNSGALAV, translated from the coding sequence GTGCATTTAGAAGTCAGCCATCTCTTTAAGGAATTCCCAACCAAACACGGGACGATTCGCGCTCTTGACGACATCAACTTGCATATCGAAACCGGCGAGTTCGTCTGCGCGGTCGGTGCATCTGGCTCGGGAAAATCGACGCTGCTCCGGCTGATTGCCGGTCTTGAGCGGCCGACGTCGGGCGAGATTTCCGTCGATGGCGCGCGCGTTATCGGTCCGGGCAGCGATCGCGGCATGGTCTTCCAGCGTTACACGCTTTATCCGTGGCTATCGGTGGCACAGAATGTGGAGTTCGGGCTGAAACTACAAGGACTGCCCCGCTTGGAACGACGCGAGCGCGTCCGCTACTATCTCGACATCGTCGGATTAACTCGGTTTGCCCGCGCCCATCCTAAAGCCCTCTCTGGCGGTATGAAGCAGCGGGTGGCAATCGCACGAGCGTTAGCTTGCGAACCGCGGGTGTTGCTAATGGACGAACCGTTTGGTGCACTGGACGTTCAAACCAAAGAGACGATGCAGCAGTTTCTCTTATCAATCTGGCGGCGAACCGGCACTACTATATTGACGATCACTCACGACATCGAAGAAGCCGTTTATCTGGCACAGCGAATCTACGTGTTGAGCGCGCAACCCGGTAGGGTTCAGCGCGAAGTCCACGTGCAGTTACCCCAGGACAAAACCGGACTGCGACCGTTTTCCGCGCGCGGACTGCCACGGTTCAACGATTACCGCGAAGAGATTGCCGGACTCTTGCGTGGAAACTCAGGTGCCTTGGCAGTTTGA
- a CDS encoding ABC transporter permease — protein METIPKTASERSQPLLRGLPPTLLWGIAEEIPKALSYVLAGLSIALPFAAWWALSNFTGINSAFLPTPQQVVGAFGRLYAEGHLLQDTLASCLRVAAGFGLAALLSVPLGITMGAFASIRALVEPLSGLLRYMPAPAFVPLLIIYLGVGEEPKIALIFIGTVFFNILMIMDAVKFVPKELIETAYTLGGSRLQVLLWAIAPYVVPNIIDTFRINIATSWSLVVVAELVAAEQGLGKRILIAQKFLNTDEIFACLIVLGAIGVAIDLSFRGLLRATCRWSTE, from the coding sequence ATGGAGACTATCCCGAAAACCGCATCCGAGCGATCGCAGCCGCTGCTGCGCGGGTTGCCGCCCACGTTACTCTGGGGCATCGCCGAAGAGATTCCGAAAGCGCTGTCCTATGTCCTTGCCGGGTTATCGATCGCGCTGCCGTTTGCTGCGTGGTGGGCGCTCTCCAATTTCACGGGCATCAACTCTGCCTTCCTGCCGACACCACAGCAAGTGGTTGGAGCCTTCGGACGACTGTACGCTGAAGGACATCTTCTGCAGGATACCCTTGCCAGCTGCTTGCGCGTTGCCGCTGGCTTTGGGTTGGCAGCGCTGCTGTCGGTCCCGCTCGGAATTACCATGGGCGCATTCGCCAGCATCCGCGCGTTAGTAGAACCGCTCTCCGGACTGTTGCGATACATGCCCGCGCCGGCATTCGTACCGCTGCTGATTATTTATCTCGGGGTCGGTGAGGAACCGAAGATCGCTCTAATTTTCATCGGAACGGTATTCTTCAACATCCTGATGATTATGGATGCCGTGAAGTTCGTGCCGAAAGAACTGATCGAGACCGCTTATACGCTTGGCGGATCGCGCTTGCAGGTGCTGTTGTGGGCGATCGCTCCCTATGTCGTCCCCAACATTATCGACACCTTCCGCATCAACATTGCTACCTCTTGGAGTTTAGTCGTGGTTGCCGAGCTGGTTGCTGCAGAACAAGGCTTGGGCAAGCGCATTCTCATCGCTCAGAAATTCCTCAACACCGACGAGATCTTCGCGTGCTTGATCGTACTCGGCGCAATTGGTGTGGCGATCGATCTGTCGTTCCGCGGCTTGTTACGCGCCACGTGCAGATGGTCGACTGAGTAA
- a CDS encoding ABC transporter substrate-binding protein, which translates to MRRNKFFSRCALFLASLMLVASCNSSSEPPAETAPGSESTSASAVDNGPPVVMGYSSWAGWWPWAIAEEEGLFEANGANVELRWFDGYLSSLEAMAAGQLDANCQTLNDTVSFLDAAVKGEVVVLVNDNSFGNDKVIVTDEIDSLEDLLGKQIALEEGVVGDFLLTLALEENGYARSEVDIVNLETGAAAAAFAAEKVDAVAVYAPFYLTALKREGSKELVTSAEFPGAIPDLLVTSQTLIDERPDQVQALVDTWFAVLNFIEQNPERADEIMAKRAEVSVEELQLLKEGTKIFTIEENLEAFSDGDSMANMPFAAERMADFMVSVDFIPEKPDMSRLFDDRFVRNFAERNGD; encoded by the coding sequence ATGAGACGCAACAAATTCTTCTCCCGCTGTGCCTTGTTTTTAGCGAGTTTGATGCTCGTTGCGAGCTGCAACTCATCGAGCGAGCCGCCTGCCGAGACCGCTCCTGGTTCCGAATCAACGTCAGCTTCGGCCGTTGACAACGGGCCTCCCGTGGTAATGGGCTATAGCAGCTGGGCTGGCTGGTGGCCGTGGGCGATCGCCGAAGAGGAAGGATTGTTCGAAGCCAATGGTGCCAATGTCGAACTCCGCTGGTTTGATGGCTATCTATCATCGCTGGAAGCGATGGCAGCCGGTCAGCTCGATGCCAACTGCCAAACGCTGAACGACACGGTTTCGTTTCTCGATGCTGCTGTGAAGGGTGAAGTCGTCGTTTTAGTGAACGACAATTCGTTCGGCAACGACAAGGTTATCGTCACTGATGAGATCGACTCTTTAGAGGATTTACTGGGCAAACAGATCGCACTTGAAGAAGGTGTTGTGGGTGACTTTTTGCTGACGCTAGCCCTCGAAGAAAACGGATACGCTCGCAGCGAGGTGGATATCGTCAACTTGGAGACGGGGGCTGCTGCCGCTGCTTTTGCAGCCGAGAAAGTCGATGCGGTAGCCGTATACGCTCCGTTTTATCTGACAGCGCTCAAGCGTGAAGGGAGCAAAGAACTCGTGACCTCAGCCGAGTTTCCCGGCGCGATTCCGGACTTATTGGTCACCAGTCAAACGTTGATCGACGAGCGACCCGACCAGGTCCAAGCGCTGGTCGATACTTGGTTTGCCGTCTTGAATTTCATCGAGCAGAATCCCGAACGTGCCGATGAGATTATGGCCAAGCGAGCAGAAGTCAGTGTTGAAGAACTGCAGCTCCTTAAAGAAGGTACGAAGATTTTCACCATCGAGGAAAATCTCGAAGCCTTTAGTGACGGCGATTCGATGGCGAACATGCCTTTTGCGGCCGAACGCATGGCGGACTTTATGGTGAGCGTCGATTTCATCCCTGAAAAGCCCGACATGAGTCGATTGTTCGACGATCGCTTCGTACGCAATTTCGCGGAGCGCAATGGGGACTGA
- the hypB gene encoding hydrogenase nickel incorporation protein HypB has protein sequence MHQTLDAALEINLLHANQAGADHNRAHFDAWGITCLNVMSGPGAGKTALLEKTLAALSAEFAIGVIAGDMTTELDADRLRRFGGPVVAITTGRACHLDSKMVAGGLHQLERECDPSNLDLVFVENVGNLVCPAEFEVGEHAKVALLSVTEGEDKPLKYPIMFREADCLLITKIDLAPYLDADPKRIAANVRQVNPHATIVPVSVKTSSGLNVWFDWVRSCVARGSKRAIAPH, from the coding sequence ATGCACCAAACCCTTGATGCCGCTCTCGAAATAAACCTCCTCCACGCCAACCAGGCCGGAGCAGACCACAACCGCGCGCACTTCGATGCATGGGGAATTACGTGTCTCAATGTCATGAGCGGTCCCGGTGCAGGCAAGACAGCACTGTTAGAAAAAACGCTCGCGGCGTTGAGCGCTGAGTTTGCAATTGGGGTAATTGCAGGCGATATGACCACCGAACTCGACGCCGATCGCCTGCGCCGTTTTGGGGGTCCGGTCGTGGCAATTACGACTGGGCGGGCTTGCCACCTCGATTCGAAGATGGTCGCTGGCGGGCTGCATCAACTCGAGCGCGAGTGCGATCCCAGCAATCTCGACTTAGTGTTCGTGGAGAACGTTGGCAATCTCGTTTGTCCGGCAGAGTTTGAAGTCGGCGAGCATGCCAAAGTTGCGCTGTTAAGCGTTACCGAAGGTGAAGACAAACCGCTGAAATATCCCATTATGTTTCGCGAAGCCGACTGCTTGCTAATTACCAAAATCGATCTTGCACCGTACCTCGATGCAGACCCGAAACGGATTGCTGCAAACGTCCGACAAGTCAACCCCCATGCCACGATCGTGCCCGTTTCGGTTAAAACCAGCAGCGGATTGAATGTGTGGTTCGACTGGGTACGCAGCTGTGTTGCTCGCGGTTCCAAACGCGCGATCGCTCCCCACTAA
- the hypA gene encoding hydrogenase maturation nickel metallochaperone HypA, translated as MHETDMTKALIHTIRDWWEVEGRPHIETLHLVVGDFTCVEPESLQFAFAAHTRGTFLDRASLAIRTTPLIAFCHSCQAEYEPEIGRHYECPMCNAPMDDIRSGRELKIERVEYTALAVGRAAG; from the coding sequence ATGCACGAAACAGACATGACCAAAGCCCTCATCCACACCATAAGAGACTGGTGGGAAGTTGAAGGCCGCCCGCACATTGAAACGCTGCATCTCGTCGTGGGGGATTTTACTTGTGTCGAACCGGAGAGCCTGCAGTTTGCCTTCGCTGCTCACACGCGAGGCACGTTCCTCGATCGCGCCTCGCTCGCCATTCGCACGACCCCCCTCATCGCGTTCTGTCATAGCTGCCAAGCGGAATACGAACCCGAAATCGGACGGCACTATGAGTGCCCGATGTGTAACGCTCCCATGGACGATATTCGATCCGGTCGCGAGCTCAAAATCGAGCGCGTCGAGTATACCGCGCTAGCAGTTGGTCGAGCTGCAGGGTAG
- a CDS encoding agmatinase family protein, which yields MTGSPPFQPPDGGDTEANRALAREAQLPLTGWQQEVDRGLEFGLEAADSIRDRSIPTFSRGELPHYAGINTFLKAPYLEDVREVGNYDVAIVGVPHDSGTTYRPGTRFGPQGIRRISALYTPYNFELGVDLREQITLCDVGDIFTIPANNEKSFDQISRGVAHVFASGAFPIILGGDHSIGFPTVRGVCRHLGDKKVGIIHFDRHVDTQETDLDERMHTCPWFHATNMKNAPAKNLVQLGIGGWQVPRPGVKVCRDRATNILTVTDITEMGIDAAVEFALERALDGTDCVYISFDIDCIDAGFVPGTGWPEPGGLLPREALALLGKIVGRAPVCGLEIVEVSPPFDISDVTSLMATRVICDAMAHLVLSGQLPRRERPGYIHTEPQPDLGSDWV from the coding sequence ATGACCGGATCCCCACCCTTTCAGCCGCCGGATGGCGGCGACACCGAAGCCAATCGCGCGCTCGCTCGCGAGGCCCAGTTGCCCTTGACCGGGTGGCAACAAGAGGTCGATCGCGGCTTGGAATTCGGTTTGGAAGCTGCCGATAGCATTCGCGATCGCTCGATTCCCACTTTTTCACGTGGCGAGCTCCCTCATTATGCGGGAATCAATACTTTCTTGAAGGCACCCTATCTCGAAGACGTCCGCGAGGTTGGCAATTACGACGTCGCGATCGTAGGCGTACCGCACGATTCGGGTACGACTTATCGACCGGGAACGCGGTTCGGTCCCCAGGGAATTCGCCGTATTTCGGCCCTGTATACGCCCTACAACTTCGAGCTAGGCGTCGACTTGCGCGAGCAGATTACACTTTGCGATGTAGGCGATATTTTTACGATCCCGGCTAATAACGAGAAGTCGTTCGATCAGATTTCGCGCGGGGTCGCTCACGTCTTCGCCTCCGGTGCATTTCCAATTATCTTGGGCGGCGACCATTCGATCGGATTCCCCACCGTCCGCGGAGTCTGTCGGCACCTCGGCGACAAGAAAGTCGGTATCATTCACTTCGATCGCCACGTAGACACCCAAGAAACCGACCTCGACGAGCGCATGCACACCTGTCCGTGGTTTCACGCCACGAACATGAAGAACGCTCCGGCCAAAAACCTAGTCCAGCTCGGCATCGGCGGCTGGCAGGTGCCGCGCCCGGGGGTGAAGGTCTGCCGCGATCGCGCCACGAATATCCTTACCGTCACGGATATCACGGAAATGGGAATCGATGCGGCAGTCGAGTTCGCCCTGGAGCGGGCGCTCGACGGCACCGACTGCGTCTACATCAGCTTCGATATCGATTGTATTGATGCCGGGTTTGTCCCCGGCACGGGCTGGCCGGAGCCGGGCGGCTTGTTGCCGCGCGAAGCATTGGCGTTGCTCGGCAAAATCGTCGGTCGCGCACCGGTGTGCGGGCTCGAGATCGTTGAAGTTTCGCCGCCCTTCGACATCAGCGACGTCACGTCGCTGATGGCAACGCGGGTCATCTGCGACGCGATGGCCCATCTCGTGCTGTCGGGTCAATTGCCGCGCCGCGAGCGCCCGGGCTACATCCATACCGAACCGCAACCCGACTTGGGCAGCGATTGGGTTTAA